From one Kwoniella shandongensis chromosome 4, complete sequence genomic stretch:
- a CDS encoding nuclear protein localization protein 4, translated as MLLRIRSPAGTARITVEPTTSGEDFARLMLDTIPKSDSQPDPKTLKLSNQPGSSGEAVPFEALVGRTVGDMGFSHGDLLFLSYKPATADPQSHPTTQATSSQAHPSQPDPSHPHTHTDPPLPNTIPLTDLSNVQEPEVDLYWKSQNGKIERKRDPTFCRHGEKGMCDYCMPVEPYDAKYQAEHQIKHLSFHAHLRKLLSSRPPTSSSATDLPPLDPLSLSVMKPCPTGSHAPFPAGICSTCQPSAVTLQSQTFRMVDHVEFASPTIIDGILSAWRRTGTQRIAFLIGKWEKYDKVPMGVKTVVEAVWEPKQEGELDGLTVETPWEDEERVSEIAAWCDRGLTVVGMIYTDLTPVPEDITKSLFKRHAQSYTASSLEMLLSAAYQISHPLPTKMSPTGHFSSRFVTCCLTGDEDGGIGVLAWQASEHAEAMVKAGIVEASVDPGVVRVRKPGPGEYVPEVFYSYKNEYNLQVKMPAKPTFPVEYLFVNITHGFPVDPSPLFLSNSFPTENRPGLHDQSMEIVISQLGAILAKSDGEISDTATWPGRIKKEVEKWLSDWHLVSFLCMQGMFSLAEQKVLCRAATAHAHPKDVNALEELFASGGWQTLLTIVESSTSGRPANGFSNPPSSAFGALGIDSPATAGSSTNLTGLGGSTGETGTGPSGGGGGGASNEPRECPHCTFVNEPGARDCDICGLPLDG; from the exons ATG CTGCTTCGAATCCGTTCTCCAGCGGGAACGGCCCGAATCACAGTCGAGCCCACCACATCTGGCGAGGACTTTGCCAGGCTGATGCTGGATACGATTCCGAAATCGGACTCTCAGCCTGACCCAAAGACTCTCAAGCTGAGCAATCAGCCTGGATCTAGTGGAGAAGCTGTACCTTTTGAGGCGCTCGTCGGTCGTACGGTGGGAGACATGGGCTTCAG TCACGGCGATCTTCTTTTCCTATCGTACAAACCCGCTACAGCGGATCCGCAATCACACCCCACAACACAAGCTACGTCTTCGCAAGCTCACCCATCTCAGCCTGATCCATCACACCCTCATACGCATACCGATCCTCCTTTACCGAACACCATTCCTCTTACCGACCTTTCGAATGTCCAAGAACCAGAAGTGGACTTGTATTGGAAATCGCAGAACGGGaagatcgagaggaagagagatccCACGTTCTGTAGAcatggagagaaggggatgtgtGATTACTGCATGCCGGTAGAG CCATACGACGCGAAGTATCAAGCCGAACACCAAATCAAACATCTTTCATTCCATGCACACCTTCGCAAGCTACTTTCATCCAGAccacccacttcttcctcagcgACCGATCTGCCTCCTCTCGACCCTCTTTCATTATCAGTAATGAAACCTTGTCCTACCGGATCTCACGCTCCTTTCCCCGCTGGTATCTGTTCGACCTGTCAACCATCGGCCGTGACACTACAATCGCAAACGTTCCGAATGGTGGACCACGTCGAGTTTGCCTCGCCCACTATAATCGATGGTATTCTTAGCGCTTGGAGACGTACAGGTACTCAGCGAATTGCGTTCCTGATTGGAAAGTGGGAGAAATACGACAAAGTTCCGATGGGCGTCAAGACCGTGGTGGAGGCGGTTTGGGAACCGAAGCAGGAGGGAGAGCTGGATGGGTTGACGGTTGAAACGCcttgggaggacgaagagagggtCAGTGAGATTGCAGCGTGGTGCGATAGGGGTTTGACAGTGGTCGGGATGATCTACACGGATTTGACTCC TGTACCCGAAGATATCACGAAATCATTGTTCAAACGTCACGCACAGTCTTACACGGCTTCTTCGCTCGAAATGCTTCTCTCGGCAGCTTATCAAATATCCCACCCATTACCCACAAAGATGTCACCGACCGGACACTTTTCTTCAAGATTCGTCACTTGTTGTCTGAcgggagatgaagatggaggaatcGGAGTGTTGGCATGGCAAGCTTCAGAACATGCGGAGGCGATGGTCAAGGCGGGTATCGTCGAAGCGAGTGTGGATCCAGGTGTGGTCCGAGTGAGAAAGCCTGGACCGGGTGAATATGTCCCAGAGGTGTTCTATAG CTACAAGAACGAGTATAATCTTCAGGTCAAGATGCCAGCGAAGCCGACTTTCCCCGTCGAGTATCTCTTCGTCAAT ATCACACACGGTTTCCCTGTCGACCCTTCaccgctcttcctctccaattCCTTCCCAACCGAGAATCGACCTGGTCTGCATGATCAATCAATGGAAATTGTTATTTCTCAGCTGGGTGCGATCCTCGCAAAGTCTGATGGCGAGATCTCGGATACCGCTACGTGGCCTGGgaggatcaagaaggaggtggagaagtggCTGAGTGATTGGCATCTGGTCAGCTTCCTGTGTATGCAGGGGATGTTTagtttg GCCGAGCAAAAGGTTCTGTGTAGAGCAGCCACCGCTCATGCTCATCCCAAAGACGTCAACGCCCTGGAAGAGTTGTTTGCAAGCGGAGGTTGGCAGACGCTTTTGACCATCGTCGAGTCGTCAACGTCAG GACGACCTGCGAACGGTTTCTCCAACCCCCCTTCATCAGCTTTCGGAGCATTGGGTATTGACTCTCCAGCGACAGCAGGATCCTCGACCAACCTCACAGGTCTTGGAGGATCAACAGGAGAGACAGGTACAGGTCCcagtggtggcggcggtggaggtgcatCGAACGAACCGAGAGAATGTCCTCACTGTACGTTCGTCAACGAGCCTGGAGCGAGAGATTGTGATATTTGTGGGTTACCCCTCGATGGGTAA
- a CDS encoding mitochondrial import inner membrane translocase subunit TIM22: MSALPLPTAMPLLPPVYLPGQEPLPPGTTDWEKAEMQTALKYQRYMGMAAESCPFKVGLAGVGGFALGGFFSLMSATFAYEDPLSRASTQMSTRAQTMFVFKEMGRGMWSSGKGFAKVGAIYSGVECCIEGYRAKNDIYNGVAGGFVTGGILARNAGPLAMLGGGAAFAVFSGAIDMYMRSAPSE; encoded by the exons ATGTCAGCATTACCTCTACCAACGGCGATGCCGTTACTCCCTCCTGTGTACTTGCCCGGTCAAGAACCATTACCACCTGGAACGACCGATTGGGAAAAAGCAGAGATGCAAACAGCTCTGAAGTATCAGAGATATATGGGTATGGCGGCGGAGAGTTGTCCCTTCAAAGTGGGACTCGCCGGTGTGGGAG GTTTCGCACTAGGTggtttcttctccctcatgtCAGCTACATTCGCCTATGAAGACCCCTTATCTCGAGCTTCTACACAAATGTCAACTCGAGCACAAACCATGTTCGTCTTCaaagagatgggaagagggatGTGGTCAAGTGGTAAAGGATTCGCAAAAGTCGGAGCGATATATTCAGGCGTCGAATGTTGTATTgaaggg TACCGAGCCAAGAACGACATCTACAACGGTGTCGCAGGCGGTTTCGTGACCGGTGGTATCCTCGCTCGTAATGCTGGACCTTTGGCAATGTTAGGAGGTGGTGCGGCCTTCGCAGTCTTCTCAGGAGCTATAGATATGTATATGAGGAGTGCGCCATCAGAGTGA